One genomic window of Haliotis asinina isolate JCU_RB_2024 chromosome 4, JCU_Hal_asi_v2, whole genome shotgun sequence includes the following:
- the LOC137282576 gene encoding thiosulfate:glutathione sulfurtransferase-like yields the protein MNFLQIRRVLVKTVCSKRFLGGSRPRRLNDGYAHKFSQRYSALSHSARPTLSSRQHATWEKTNVNASGILSEYVKGTCFTATRRYSTDLPVDDVNIDVTQLKSAMEKGDPYLIDIREPQELVESGGIHEALNIPLGELESALEMAPQAYKSLFGREKPDANKTTLILFCARGNRSYRAVTMTRELGFKRSWHLVKGFNYWKECQETD from the exons ATGAATTTCCTCCAGATAAGACGCGTTTTAGTAAAAACAGTCTGCAGTAAACGATTCCTAGGAGGATCTCGGCCACGAAGACTGAACGACGGTTACGCCCACAAGTTCTCACAGCGGTATTCAGCGTTATCTCATTCGGCACGCCCGACCTTGTCGTCTAGACAACATGCTACTTGGGAAAAGACTAATGTTAATGCTAGCGGTATTCTGTCGGAATACGTCAAAG GGACATGTTTCACTGCGACCCGACGGTACTCCACGGACCTTCCCGTCGATGATGTCAACATTGACGTCACGCAGTTGAAATCGGCCATGGAGAAGGGGGATCCGTATCTCATAGACATCCGAGAACCCCAAGAGCTTGTTGAGAGCGGAGGTATCCACGAGGCACTAAACATACCAC tAGGGGAACTAGAATCCGCTCTGGAGATGGCACCGCAGGCTTACAAGAGCTTGTTTGGAAGAGAGAAACCCGATGCAAACAAGACTACCCTTATACTTTTCTGTGCTCGGGGCAATCGGAGCTACCGGGCGGTAACGATGACACGAGAACTCGGATTTAAGAG GAGCTGGCATTTAGTGAAAGGATTCAACTACTGGAAGGAATGCCAGGAAACGGATTGA